In the Pelagicoccus albus genome, TGGACGAAATGGGTTGGAGCGGTTGGCTTGTCATCGAACGCTCGCGAGACGCCAACAATCCGCGAGATGTAATCGGTAATTTCGGAGCGAATACACGGTACCTGAAGAAGGTGTTCCAAGGAGCTAAGTAGGAACGAATAATTTTGAGTGAGATAGGTCTATGTTTAAGAAAGCTGTTTTAGTACTTTGTGGGTTAGGTGCGGTATCGGTTGCGGCCGCTGCCCCGCGTCAGATTTGGGTTTCACCCGAAGGGACTGAGGCGGGCGATGGGAGCATGGAAGCTCCGTATCTCAGAATCGCCGCGGCACAGCGGCAGGCCCGCGAGTTGCGTCGGCTCAATGATGAGTCGATCGCAGAAGGGATCGAAATCCTGCTCACCGATGGCAAGTACGAGCTGATAGAGCCTTTGCTGATACGTACTGAAGATTCGGGTACGGCCGTTAGTCCCACAACGTTTAAGGCGGCACCTGATGCGACTCCTGTGTTGAGCGGTGGCGTTGCAGTCGAGGGTTGGAGTCCTGCGGAAGGATCAATCGAAGGCTTGAATCCCGCTGCCAAAGGAAAGCTCTGGGTGGCTAAGACTCCTCGCAAAAACGCAAACCGGTTTTCTTTTCGTCAACTTTGGGTCGAAGGAGAGCGGGCCGTGCGGGCTAAGGAGGTTGATGATAATGACCTGCCCAGAATTCTAGATTGGGACAAAGAGAACCGGGTTGGTTGGATAGAGCTACCGGAATTCGGCGATTTTTCCGATCCGCTTGGCATGGAGTTCGTTATCCATCAAATGTGGGCGATCGCGATTCTTCGGGTTAAAACCTTTGAAGCTTTCCCGGAGGAAGGCCGGGCGCGCATTTCATTTTACGAGCCCGAAAGCCGCGTGCAGTTCGAGCACCCGTGGCCTCCCGTTGTTTTAGCCAATAAGGGCAAGCCAGGATTTTACAGCGCCGACAATGGCAGTTCCGCTTATTATCTAGCCAACCGCATGGAGTTCCTCGATGAGCCAGGTGAGTGGTACCTCGACGAAGAGAAGGGACTGGTCTACTACTGGCCGAAAGAAGGTCAGGATATGGCCACGGTGGAGGTGATCGCTCCTGCCATGGAAACTCTGGTTGAGGTGCAAGGATCTCTAGACGCGCCAGTTGAACACGTGCAGTTCTATGGTATCCACTTTGAGCATACTACTTGGATGCGTCCCTCAATTGCAGGGCATGTGCCGCTGCAGGCCGGGTTTTACATGTACGATGCCTATAAGTTAAAGGTCCCCGGTACTCCCGATAAGGCAGGCCTTGAAAATCAGGCTTGGATTGGGAGGCAGTCCGCAGCCGTAACTGTCTACGGCGGTAACGACATCGCTTTTCGAAACTGCATTTTTCAGCGCATAGCGGCTAGCGGTCTCGACTATACTTTTGGTTCTCAGCGAGCGGTGGTGGAAGGGAATGTCTTCCGCGATATTGGTGGTAACGGAATAGTGATCGGCGGCTTTCAAGACGGCGGTATCGAAACGCACGTCCCTTACGATCCAAGCGACGAGCGAGAAATATGCTCCGATGCCCGCATCGTTAACAATCTCGTGACCGACGTAGCCAACGAGGATTGGGGATGCGTGGGAATCGCGGCTGGTTACGTGCGGGGAATTGAAATCGCCCACAACGAAATCAGCGAAGTCGCTTACACCGGAATTAGCATGGGCTGGGGTTGGACCAAGTCCGTCAACTGCATGCGGGACAACCTGATTCACGCTAACCACATACACCATTACGCAAAGCACATGTATGACGTGGGTGGAATCTACACGCTATCGCCTCAGCCAAAATCGGTGATCAGCGAGAACAGCGTGCACACCCTCTACAAGCCAGCTTACGTACACGACCCGAACCACTGGAACTATCTCTACCTAGATGAAGGTTCGTCCTACATCTACGTTCGAGACAACTGGTGTCCGGAGCAAAAGTTCTCCACCAACGCCAACGGCCCCGGAAACACGTGGGAGAACAATGGCCCTCAAGTGTCCCAAGAGATCAAAGACGCGGCGGGGCTGGAACTGGAGTTCCAGCATTTGTTGAACTGATTTGGCCGAAGCTTTTTTTCAGCCTATCGCTGATTTTTGCCTACTCGTATTCGTAGACCGTGAAACGCTGAATGGTGACGGAGTCGACAAAGGAACGAATGTGGCGGCCTTGGTGGGTTTGGTCGCCGTTGAGATGCTGGAAGACCTTCCATTTTCCGTCTTCGAAACTGCCGCTCTCCGCTTTGAGGATGCCGACGCGGGGAGCGTTCTCTTTGAGGCTTTTGATCTTAACGGAAACGCCGAAGCCTGCGTAGTAGAACTCGTTGTCAGCGGTTTGCACGATGATGGCTCCCGCCGGTTCCCACTCTTCCGCATTGGAGTTCGGTTCCCAACCAAGGTTGAAGGTATGGCCTGCGATGAACTCGTAGTCGCCCAACTGAAAGGTCACCTCTCGAACGTCCTTGTCCAGTAGCACTGCTTCTACGCGTCCTTGCCCGCGTTGTTGGTCGAGCAACGGTTTGATCTGTGCAACGATGTCGTAGATCTCTCCGAGTTTGGCTTGGCCGGGAGTGAGCGGTTTGCCGGGAATCTGGTCGATGGCGAAAGGGGCGAAACCGAGTGCTTCGTAGTGACCAAATGCATACAGCGATTTAGCTGAAACGGTGTCGTCGTAGCGGTGTTCTGGAATGAAGAGCGGATTACCTTGGCGGACGTAGAGATCGTTCCAGTGCTTGAAGCGAGGATTGTAGTAGTCGGGAGAGTAGAAATCGATATTCGAAGAGGCGGCTCGCCAGAGGTCCATGACATGCGGCAAGGGTCCGGCACTCGGGTACTCGCCCGGTTTTCTCCCTGGACGATTGAGGGCCGCGTTGACGTAGGCGGGTAGGGCGTATTCTTCTTTGCCCGCTTTAGCGACTGCGTCGGCGTATTTGGCGAAGTAGTACGCCATGAAAATTTCGTCTGTGTGGAGGCCAACTCCGAAGATTTCCTCCCAGTTGCCTTCTGTTTTGGATCCCGCGTTTTCCCAGACTTCGAGGAACTCCGGATTTAGCGTGTCCTTGT is a window encoding:
- a CDS encoding right-handed parallel beta-helix repeat-containing protein, with amino-acid sequence MFKKAVLVLCGLGAVSVAAAAPRQIWVSPEGTEAGDGSMEAPYLRIAAAQRQARELRRLNDESIAEGIEILLTDGKYELIEPLLIRTEDSGTAVSPTTFKAAPDATPVLSGGVAVEGWSPAEGSIEGLNPAAKGKLWVAKTPRKNANRFSFRQLWVEGERAVRAKEVDDNDLPRILDWDKENRVGWIELPEFGDFSDPLGMEFVIHQMWAIAILRVKTFEAFPEEGRARISFYEPESRVQFEHPWPPVVLANKGKPGFYSADNGSSAYYLANRMEFLDEPGEWYLDEEKGLVYYWPKEGQDMATVEVIAPAMETLVEVQGSLDAPVEHVQFYGIHFEHTTWMRPSIAGHVPLQAGFYMYDAYKLKVPGTPDKAGLENQAWIGRQSAAVTVYGGNDIAFRNCIFQRIAASGLDYTFGSQRAVVEGNVFRDIGGNGIVIGGFQDGGIETHVPYDPSDEREICSDARIVNNLVTDVANEDWGCVGIAAGYVRGIEIAHNEISEVAYTGISMGWGWTKSVNCMRDNLIHANHIHHYAKHMYDVGGIYTLSPQPKSVISENSVHTLYKPAYVHDPNHWNYLYLDEGSSYIYVRDNWCPEQKFSTNANGPGNTWENNGPQVSQEIKDAAGLELEFQHLLN
- a CDS encoding DUF5597 domain-containing protein, translating into MLRKLILSTAALLALPISLIAKPAIPHMEIVGNRQQLVVEGEPFLMLAGELSNSAGSTMESMEPIWPRLKELNVNTILIPIYWELLEPEEGEFDFELVDDLILRARKEGFKLVPLWFGSWKNSMSSHVPAWVKLDQKRFPRAKSAEGISQEILTPFSDNNLQADLNAYRQLLRHIKKVDADHQTVILMQPENEIGMLPSARDYHPLANEQFEAEVPAELIEYLVQNKDTLNPEFLEVWENAGSKTEGNWEEIFGVGLHTDEIFMAYYFAKYADAVAKAGKEEYALPAYVNAALNRPGRKPGEYPSAGPLPHVMDLWRAASSNIDFYSPDYYNPRFKHWNDLYVRQGNPLFIPEHRYDDTVSAKSLYAFGHYEALGFAPFAIDQIPGKPLTPGQAKLGEIYDIVAQIKPLLDQQRGQGRVEAVLLDKDVREVTFQLGDYEFIAGHTFNLGWEPNSNAEEWEPAGAIIVQTADNEFYYAGFGVSVKIKSLKENAPRVGILKAESGSFEDGKWKVFQHLNGDQTHQGRHIRSFVDSVTIQRFTVYEYE